Proteins encoded by one window of Leishmania infantum JPCM5 genome chromosome 32:
- the CYC2 gene encoding putative CYC2-like cyclin, translated as MPPLAQLCALALQYRCDLSQETDQNIRSCFHSSRVPSISLWDYVRRFAKYSVCSEECFILAMVLMDRYVCKTRIPITLRNVHRLYITAMTLSVKLRDDSYYSNAYYASIGGVVNAELNVLELELLDIVQWFTWVEKSVYDAYVARLEALFGDAMPKRLVASPTK; from the coding sequence ATGCCCCCGCTAGCCCAGCTGTGCGCACTCGCGCTGCAATACCGCTGTGACCTGAGCCAAGAGACGGACCAGAATATTCGCTCGTGCTTtcacagcagccgcgtccCCAGTATCTCCCTCTGGGACTACGTACGACGCTTTGCCAAGTACTCTGTCTGTAGCGAGGAGTGCTTTATCTTAGCCATGGTTCTGATGGATCGGTACGTCTGCAAAACCAGAATCCCGATCACCCTTCGCAACGTGCATCGACTCTACATCACCGCCATGACGCTGAGTGTGAAGCTGCGCGACGACTCCTATTACAGCAATGCCTACTACGCCAGCATTGGGGGCGTGGTGAATGCGGAACTAAATGTGCTGGAGCTAGAGTTGCTTGATATTGTGCAGTGGTTCACGTGGGTAGAGAAGTCCGTGTACGATGCTTACGTAGCTCGGCTAGAGGCACTCTTCGGCGATGCGATGCCGAAGCGGTTGGTAGCATCGCCGACAAAGTAG